One stretch of Deltaproteobacteria bacterium DNA includes these proteins:
- a CDS encoding MFS transporter produces MTEPRRLLTFEFLGLCFVTFVAYCNISVFYNLFNYLRTLGIPADLCGLVIGAYSLTAMFLYLLVSPFLTPANAPRTMLAGMAGLAICGFCYFFVQSFWGLLVLRMLNGLGQFLLGAGTMALFVSFIPKEKSGQAFAIYSVAMLLPFGTVPAVMDALTFFIPTPPHGYAGATVMLLPAAWVTWQIRRRHREQTDEAESTHFPGWAAIRANITQLPVALLLLLHLVYMMNWSSIFFLFKGFADQQGIINVGSFFSVQMGVMIVLRLLAGRLFDAVDKAWMLAATFAIIALGHLGLYHLPGAWAISLVALIFGAGMGMGNPSLNGLMLEVSAPRLRPFNANLMLFAVQAAYFLGPVLGGALVGRWGYHGYFLFNIGLALAAMLLVAALAGKHRLRAIGDPS; encoded by the coding sequence ATGACTGAACCCCGCCGACTTTTGACCTTTGAGTTCCTGGGTCTGTGTTTCGTAACATTCGTGGCCTACTGCAATATCTCGGTCTTCTACAACCTGTTCAATTATCTGCGGACGCTCGGGATACCGGCCGACCTGTGTGGGCTGGTGATCGGCGCCTACTCGCTCACCGCCATGTTCCTCTACCTGCTGGTGAGCCCCTTTCTTACCCCTGCCAACGCGCCGCGGACAATGCTGGCGGGGATGGCAGGGCTGGCCATCTGCGGCTTTTGTTATTTTTTTGTCCAGTCCTTTTGGGGTTTACTCGTCTTGCGCATGTTGAACGGTCTCGGGCAGTTTCTCCTGGGAGCCGGAACGATGGCGCTTTTCGTGTCCTTCATTCCCAAGGAGAAAAGTGGGCAAGCCTTTGCCATCTACTCCGTGGCCATGCTGTTGCCCTTCGGGACGGTGCCGGCAGTAATGGATGCGCTGACCTTTTTTATCCCAACTCCTCCGCACGGTTATGCGGGGGCTACTGTGATGCTGCTGCCGGCGGCGTGGGTTACCTGGCAGATCCGTCGCCGCCACCGTGAGCAGACGGACGAGGCGGAAAGTACGCATTTCCCTGGCTGGGCAGCCATCCGCGCCAATATAACGCAACTGCCGGTGGCGCTTCTGCTGCTCCTGCACCTCGTCTACATGATGAACTGGAGCAGTATATTCTTTTTATTCAAGGGGTTTGCCGATCAGCAGGGTATCATCAACGTGGGGTCCTTTTTCTCGGTGCAGATGGGTGTGATGATTGTCCTCCGCCTGCTGGCAGGGCGACTTTTCGATGCCGTTGACAAGGCCTGGATGCTGGCGGCCACCTTTGCCATTATCGCCCTGGGACATCTGGGGCTGTACCACCTGCCGGGGGCCTGGGCGATCTCTCTGGTGGCGCTAATATTTGGCGCGGGTATGGGAATGGGGAACCCGAGTTTAAACGGCTTGATGCTGGAGGTTTCCGCCCCCCGGCTTCGCCCTTTTAATGCCAACCTGATGCTCTTCGCCGTTCAGGCGGCATATTTCCTCGGCCCCGTACTGGGCGGCGCCCTGGTGGGTCGGTGGGGCTACCATGGCTACTTTCTGTTCAACATCGGGCTGGCGCTGGCGGCCATGCTGCTCGTCGCCGCGCTGGCCGGCAAACATCGCTTGAGAGCGATTGGCGATCCCTCTTGA